The following proteins are encoded in a genomic region of Streptomyces sp. SLBN-31:
- a CDS encoding flavoprotein → MTEQAGKPFLYVVVCAAGIAADVGRLITAAQQRDWEVGVIATPVATNGFFDTEAVGAQTGRPIRSAWRTPGDPRPFPPPDAVVAAPATFNTVNKWAAGLADTLAVATLCEACGLGVPVAVLPCVADALATHPAYRDSLVRLRDMGVRFGERYTGEPGRDGVRPEFGWERALDLLDGG, encoded by the coding sequence ATGACCGAACAGGCCGGGAAACCCTTCCTCTACGTCGTCGTCTGCGCCGCCGGCATCGCGGCGGACGTGGGCAGGCTGATCACCGCCGCGCAGCAGCGGGACTGGGAGGTCGGCGTGATCGCGACGCCCGTCGCGACGAACGGCTTCTTCGACACCGAGGCCGTCGGGGCGCAGACCGGCCGCCCCATACGCTCCGCCTGGCGCACCCCGGGCGATCCGCGCCCCTTCCCGCCGCCCGACGCGGTCGTGGCGGCTCCCGCCACCTTCAACACGGTCAACAAGTGGGCGGCGGGCCTCGCCGACACCCTCGCCGTGGCGACCCTGTGCGAGGCCTGCGGCCTGGGCGTCCCGGTCGCCGTCCTGCCCTGCGTGGCCGACGCCCTGGCCACCCACCCCGCCTACCGGGACAGCCTCGTACGGCTGCGCGACATGGGCGTCCGGTTCGGCGAGCGGTACACCGGGGAGCCGGGGCGGGACGGTGTGCGGCCGGAGTTCGGCTGGGAGCGGGCACTGGACCTGCTGGACGGCGGCTGA
- a CDS encoding SLC13 family permease produces the protein MNTPLAETLSVLLLVAVLAFAVLRPKGLPEAVLAVPAAGLVIATGAISLGHAREEAARLGPVVGFLAAVLVLAHFCDVEGLFQACGAWMARRAAGSPGRLLGAVFMLASVITAVLSLDATVVLLTPVVFATAARAGVRARPHLYACAHLSNTASLLLPVSNLTNLLAFETSGLSFTRFALLMTLPWLVAIGAEYVVFRRFFGDDLRIAAQPCGPGETPELPLFALVTVGCTLAGFAVASAVGVEPAWVAAAGALVLAGRSLVRRKATPLTVVRASAPAFLAFVLALGIVVRAVVDNGLADALDRIVPSGSGLLALLGVAVLAAVLANLINNLPAVLVLLPLTAAAGPGAVLAVLLGVNIGPNLTYAGSLATLLWRRIVHRHEHDVGLGEFTRLGLLATPAALVPAVAALWLSLQVVG, from the coding sequence CTGAACACCCCGCTCGCCGAGACGCTGTCCGTCCTCCTGCTCGTCGCCGTCCTCGCCTTCGCCGTCCTGCGGCCGAAGGGCCTGCCGGAGGCGGTGCTGGCCGTTCCCGCCGCGGGGCTCGTCATCGCCACGGGCGCGATCTCGCTCGGCCACGCGCGGGAGGAGGCCGCGCGGCTCGGGCCCGTCGTCGGCTTTCTCGCTGCCGTGCTGGTACTGGCTCACTTCTGTGACGTCGAGGGGCTCTTCCAGGCGTGCGGGGCGTGGATGGCCCGTCGGGCCGCGGGCTCCCCGGGGCGGCTGCTGGGCGCGGTGTTCATGCTGGCCTCGGTGATCACGGCCGTGCTCAGCCTGGACGCCACGGTGGTGCTGCTGACGCCGGTGGTGTTCGCCACCGCGGCCCGGGCGGGCGTCCGGGCCAGGCCGCACCTGTACGCGTGCGCCCATCTGTCGAACACAGCCTCGCTGCTGCTGCCCGTGTCCAATCTGACGAACCTGCTCGCGTTCGAGACGAGCGGGCTGAGCTTCACCCGGTTCGCCCTGCTGATGACGCTGCCGTGGCTCGTCGCGATCGGCGCCGAGTACGTGGTGTTCCGCCGCTTCTTCGGCGACGACCTGAGGATCGCCGCCCAGCCCTGCGGGCCGGGCGAGACACCTGAGCTGCCCCTGTTCGCGCTGGTCACCGTGGGCTGCACGCTGGCCGGGTTCGCCGTGGCCTCCGCCGTGGGCGTGGAGCCGGCCTGGGTGGCCGCCGCGGGCGCGCTGGTGCTGGCCGGCCGCTCGCTCGTACGGCGGAAGGCGACGCCGCTGACGGTCGTGCGGGCCTCGGCGCCGGCGTTCTTGGCGTTCGTGCTCGCGCTGGGGATCGTGGTGCGGGCGGTGGTCGACAACGGCCTGGCCGACGCCCTCGACCGCATTGTGCCGTCCGGTTCCGGTCTGCTCGCGCTGCTCGGCGTCGCCGTGCTGGCCGCCGTCCTGGCGAACCTGATCAACAACCTGCCCGCGGTCCTGGTCCTGCTGCCGCTGACCGCCGCGGCCGGGCCGGGCGCCGTGCTGGCGGTGCTGCTCGGGGTGAACATCGGCCCCAACCTGACGTACGCCGGTTCGCTGGCCACGCTGCTGTGGCGGCGGATCGTGCACCGGCACGAACACGACGTGGGCCTCGGGGAGTTCACCCGGCTGGGCCTGCTGGCCACCCCGGCCGCCCTGGTGCCGGCCGTGGCGGCGCTGTGGCTGTCGTTGCAGGTCGTGGGCTGA
- a CDS encoding nuclear transport factor 2 family protein yields MADRPPLPPFTRETAAQKVQAAEDAWNTRDPHKVALAYSEDSVWRNRDTFVTGREEIVAFLTRKWQRELDYALRKDLWAFDGNRIAVRFQYECHDADGRWWRSYGNELWEFDEHGLMTRREASINDVPIEEGERRIHGPRPEAERGRSFPLQ; encoded by the coding sequence ATGGCCGACCGTCCGCCCCTTCCCCCCTTCACCCGCGAGACCGCCGCGCAGAAGGTGCAGGCGGCCGAGGACGCCTGGAACACCCGCGACCCGCACAAGGTGGCGCTCGCCTACTCCGAGGACTCGGTCTGGCGCAACCGCGACACCTTCGTCACCGGCCGCGAGGAGATCGTCGCGTTCCTGACCCGCAAGTGGCAGCGCGAGCTGGACTACGCCCTGCGCAAGGACCTGTGGGCCTTCGACGGCAACCGCATCGCCGTCCGCTTCCAGTACGAGTGCCACGACGCCGACGGCCGGTGGTGGCGCTCCTACGGCAACGAGCTGTGGGAGTTCGACGAGCACGGCCTGATGACCCGCCGCGAGGCCAGCATCAACGACGTGCCGATCGAGGAGGGCGAACGCCGCATCCACGGACCCCGGCCGGAAGCCGAGCGCGGGCGGTCCTTCCCCCTTCAGTAG
- a CDS encoding TetR/AcrR family transcriptional regulator has translation MDSSAAREQVLDAAEELFYGRGIQSVGMDDIRGASGVSLKRLYRLFPAKEQLVEAYLERRDARWRGRLAEFVARREDPEERLLAVFDWLEGWFAEDGFRGCAWINSYGELGATSERVVAQVRLHKGEFRKYVEGLVSAAGLPGPLSGQLFLLAEGAMVTAGITRSTEPARQARTAAELLLRCCRAG, from the coding sequence ATGGACAGTTCCGCCGCCCGTGAGCAGGTGCTGGACGCGGCCGAGGAGTTGTTCTACGGGCGGGGCATCCAGTCCGTCGGCATGGACGACATCCGGGGGGCGTCGGGTGTCTCGCTCAAGCGGCTCTACCGACTGTTCCCGGCCAAGGAGCAGTTGGTGGAGGCGTATCTGGAGCGGCGCGACGCGCGCTGGCGGGGCCGGCTCGCCGAGTTCGTGGCGCGCCGGGAGGATCCCGAGGAGCGGCTCCTGGCGGTCTTCGACTGGCTGGAGGGCTGGTTCGCCGAGGACGGCTTCCGCGGGTGCGCGTGGATCAACTCCTACGGCGAGCTCGGGGCCACGTCGGAGCGCGTCGTGGCCCAAGTGCGCCTGCACAAGGGGGAGTTCCGGAAGTACGTCGAGGGGCTGGTGTCCGCCGCCGGGCTGCCCGGCCCGCTGTCCGGGCAGCTGTTCCTGCTGGCGGAGGGCGCCATGGTGACCGCCGGCATCACCCGAAGCACCGAGCCCGCCCGCCAGGCCCGCACGGCGGCGGAACTACTGCTGCGGTGCTGCCGCGCGGGGTGA
- a CDS encoding cytochrome P450, whose amino-acid sequence MTQAEPVAFPQDRTCPYHPPTAYEPVRGTRPLARITLYDGRPAWLVTGHALARELLADQRLSTDRNHPDFPAPTERFASVRNRRLALLGVDDPEHRVQRRMMVPSFTLRRAVDLRPQIQRIVDGLLDDMIAQGPPAELVSAFALPVPSMVICALLGVPYADHEFFEGQSRRLLRGPKVTDVQDARDQLDAYFEDLIDRKLKQSEPGDGVLDELVHRQLREGVLDRQDVIAFATILLVAGHETTANMISLGTFTLLQHPEKLAELRADPELMPQAVEELMRMLSIADGLLRRATEDIQVGDTVIRSGDGVLFSTSVINRDEDVYADPDTLDWHRPARHHVAFGFGIHQCLGQNLARAELDIALRTLFDRLPAMRLAAPADEIPFKPGDTIQGMLELPVTW is encoded by the coding sequence ATGACGCAAGCGGAACCCGTGGCCTTCCCCCAGGACCGCACCTGCCCCTACCACCCGCCGACCGCCTACGAGCCCGTGCGCGGCACCCGCCCACTGGCCCGGATCACCCTCTACGACGGACGTCCCGCCTGGTTGGTGACCGGTCACGCCCTCGCCCGGGAACTGCTCGCAGACCAGCGCCTGTCCACCGACCGCAACCACCCCGACTTCCCGGCGCCCACCGAACGCTTCGCCTCGGTGCGCAACCGGAGGCTCGCGCTGCTCGGCGTCGACGACCCCGAGCACCGTGTCCAGCGCCGCATGATGGTCCCCAGCTTCACCCTCCGCAGGGCCGTCGACCTCCGCCCGCAGATCCAGCGGATCGTGGACGGGCTGCTCGACGACATGATCGCCCAGGGGCCGCCCGCCGAGCTGGTGAGCGCCTTCGCGCTGCCCGTGCCCTCGATGGTGATCTGCGCGCTGCTCGGCGTGCCCTACGCCGACCACGAATTCTTCGAGGGACAGTCCCGCCGGCTGCTGCGCGGCCCGAAGGTGACGGATGTGCAGGACGCGCGCGATCAACTGGACGCCTACTTCGAGGACTTGATCGACCGCAAGCTGAAGCAGTCCGAGCCCGGCGACGGCGTGCTCGACGAACTCGTCCACCGGCAGCTGCGGGAGGGCGTGCTGGACCGGCAGGACGTCATCGCGTTCGCCACCATTCTGCTGGTCGCCGGCCACGAGACCACGGCCAACATGATCTCGCTCGGCACCTTCACCCTCCTCCAGCACCCGGAGAAACTGGCCGAGTTGCGGGCAGACCCGGAGCTGATGCCCCAGGCGGTCGAGGAGCTCATGCGCATGCTGTCGATCGCGGACGGTCTGCTGCGCAGGGCGACGGAGGACATCCAGGTGGGCGACACGGTCATCCGCTCCGGCGACGGGGTGCTCTTCTCGACCTCCGTCATCAACCGGGACGAGGACGTCTACGCCGACCCCGACACCCTCGACTGGCACCGCCCGGCCCGCCACCACGTGGCCTTCGGCTTCGGCATCCACCAGTGCCTCGGCCAGAACCTGGCCCGCGCCGAACTCGACATCGCCCTGCGCACCCTCTTCGACCGGCTGCCGGCCATGCGCCTGGCCGCCCCGGCCGACGAGATCCCCTTCAAGCCCGGCGACACGATCCAGGGGATGCTGGAACTCCCCGTGACCTGGTAG
- a CDS encoding helix-turn-helix domain-containing protein translates to MPVNADRLPEAAAPPPGLVVIGRYDELPGYGISRPGGAESWLFLWTTGGRGRVRQGRAEVTAGTGDLVVLAPGAPHRYAVEPGAEGWRFWWVHCQGRPAWTPWLRPYDAGDGLYAVTPAPAAVHGRVETAFGRMLADARWTGTEAPPATAPRHDRVAVAHGTAARELALSSLEEIVLLTAATARPPATGPGIDERVRRAEALIAADPAGPHTVRSLAARVSLSPSRFAHLFTEQLGRSPMRALREARLRHAALLLEGSDLSVERVAAASGFASPFHFNRVFHDRYGVPPGVYRACGSMVGE, encoded by the coding sequence ATGCCCGTGAACGCTGACCGATTGCCCGAGGCTGCTGCGCCGCCGCCGGGCCTGGTCGTGATCGGCCGCTACGACGAGCTCCCGGGGTACGGGATCAGCCGCCCGGGCGGAGCCGAGAGCTGGCTCTTCCTGTGGACGACCGGTGGCCGCGGCCGGGTGCGCCAGGGGCGGGCGGAAGTCACGGCCGGCACCGGTGACCTGGTCGTGCTGGCACCCGGGGCACCGCACCGGTACGCCGTCGAACCGGGCGCCGAGGGCTGGCGGTTCTGGTGGGTCCACTGCCAGGGCCGGCCGGCCTGGACACCGTGGCTGCGCCCGTACGACGCCGGCGACGGCCTGTACGCCGTCACACCGGCCCCCGCCGCCGTGCACGGCCGGGTGGAGACCGCCTTCGGGCGGATGCTCGCCGACGCGCGCTGGACCGGGACCGAGGCTCCGCCCGCGACCGCACCCCGCCACGACCGCGTGGCCGTGGCGCACGGGACCGCCGCCCGCGAACTCGCCCTGTCCTCCCTGGAGGAGATCGTCCTGCTCACGGCGGCCACGGCCCGGCCGCCCGCGACGGGGCCCGGCATCGACGAGCGGGTGCGCCGGGCCGAGGCGCTCATCGCCGCCGACCCGGCCGGCCCGCACACCGTCCGCTCGCTCGCCGCACGGGTCTCCCTGTCGCCCTCCCGCTTCGCCCACCTGTTCACCGAGCAGTTGGGCCGGTCGCCGATGCGGGCGCTGCGCGAGGCGCGGCTGCGGCACGCGGCCCTGCTGCTGGAGGGCAGCGACCTGTCCGTGGAGCGGGTGGCGGCGGCTTCGGGGTTCGCCAGCCCGTTCCACTTCAACCGGGTCTTCCACGACCGGTACGGGGTGCCGCCCGGCGTGTACCGGGCGTGCGGGTCAATGGTTGGCGAGTGA
- a CDS encoding phytanoyl-CoA dioxygenase family protein → MTATDIGAVEGSPLTADGLRQFQEDGFTVLRGLFGHDEIDLLRAEFTALHAGGPVPGHFQPRAGTDPLAAYPRVMQPHEINERARRVLLDARLRTVLEVLLGEEVLAAQSMFYFKPPGARGQALHQDNFYLRVEPGTCVAAWVACDVIDRDNGGLEVVPGTHLMDLFCPEEADADVSFAREYVAPPEGLTAVPVDMAPGDVLFFNGSVVHGSQPNRTADRFRRSFIGHYVGRSAERIGAYYRTMAMSGERVVLPESEGAGPCGTEFAPQGPH, encoded by the coding sequence ATGACAGCCACGGATATCGGCGCCGTCGAGGGTTCACCGCTGACCGCGGACGGGCTGCGGCAGTTCCAGGAGGACGGGTTCACCGTCCTGCGCGGGCTGTTCGGGCACGACGAGATCGACCTGTTGCGCGCGGAGTTCACGGCGCTGCACGCGGGGGGCCCGGTGCCGGGGCACTTCCAGCCGCGGGCGGGCACCGACCCCCTGGCCGCCTACCCGAGGGTGATGCAGCCGCACGAGATCAACGAGCGGGCGCGCCGCGTCCTGCTGGACGCCCGGCTGCGCACGGTGCTGGAGGTGCTGCTCGGCGAGGAGGTGCTGGCCGCGCAGAGCATGTTCTACTTCAAGCCGCCCGGCGCCCGGGGGCAGGCGCTGCACCAGGACAACTTCTATCTGCGCGTGGAGCCGGGCACCTGTGTCGCGGCCTGGGTGGCCTGCGATGTGATCGACCGCGACAACGGCGGTCTTGAGGTGGTGCCGGGCACGCACCTGATGGACCTGTTCTGCCCGGAGGAGGCGGACGCGGACGTGTCGTTCGCGCGGGAGTACGTCGCGCCGCCCGAGGGGCTGACCGCCGTGCCGGTCGACATGGCGCCGGGCGACGTCCTGTTCTTCAACGGCAGCGTGGTGCACGGCTCGCAGCCCAACCGCACCGCCGACCGGTTCCGGCGGTCGTTCATCGGGCACTACGTGGGCCGGTCGGCCGAGCGGATCGGCGCGTACTACCGCACGATGGCGATGAGCGGCGAGCGGGTCGTGCTGCCGGAGAGCGAGGGGGCGGGCCCGTGCGGCACGGAGTTCGCGCCGCAGGGGCCCCATTAG
- a CDS encoding DUF4232 domain-containing protein, with protein sequence MAKKSPSVQRTALLAGTAALLGLLTACGSGGDGTASSPTTLPGTAAPATDGSTSAPATATDSATQSTGPSGEAATVKPSKTATSAAGASGRCHTSELRASVGRNDPGAGQENFPIVLTNASSRTCTVRGFPGAAFVDASGKQLGPDPKRESGSTPTTVTLAPGRSAWAGLTFSNPEVSGADPATPAALLVTPPDERASLKVTWTGGQVPVSGNSSSVFLTVFNPGSGA encoded by the coding sequence ATGGCGAAGAAGTCCCCCTCCGTCCAGCGGACGGCCCTGCTCGCGGGCACGGCCGCGCTGCTCGGCCTGCTGACGGCCTGCGGCAGCGGCGGCGACGGCACGGCGAGCTCTCCGACGACCCTGCCCGGCACGGCGGCGCCCGCCACGGACGGCTCCACGAGCGCGCCCGCGACGGCGACCGACTCCGCGACCCAGTCGACGGGCCCGTCCGGCGAGGCCGCGACCGTCAAGCCGTCCAAGACCGCGACCTCGGCGGCGGGCGCCTCCGGTCGGTGCCACACCTCCGAGCTGCGGGCCTCCGTAGGACGCAACGACCCCGGGGCCGGGCAGGAGAACTTCCCGATCGTGCTGACCAACGCCTCCTCCCGTACCTGCACGGTGCGCGGCTTCCCGGGCGCCGCGTTCGTCGACGCGTCGGGCAAGCAGCTGGGACCGGATCCCAAGCGCGAGTCGGGGAGCACCCCGACGACCGTGACGCTGGCCCCGGGCCGGAGTGCCTGGGCGGGACTGACCTTCTCCAACCCGGAGGTCAGCGGCGCGGACCCGGCCACCCCGGCGGCGCTGCTGGTGACTCCGCCGGACGAGCGGGCCTCCCTGAAGGTGACGTGGACGGGCGGTCAGGTACCCGTGTCGGGCAACTCGTCCTCGGTGTTCCTGACGGTGTTCAACCCGGGCTCCGGCGCCTGA
- a CDS encoding aldo/keto reductase: protein MQYVKLGSTGLDVSRICLGCMTYGLPDRGVHEWTLGEEDSRPLIRQALEAGINFFDTANVYSDGTSEEIVGKALREYANRDEIVLATKAHGRTRPGPNGAGLSRKAIMTEIDHSLGRLGTDYVDLYQIHRFDPHTPVEETMEALHDLVKAGKVRYIGASSMYAWQFSKMQYTAERHGWTKFVSMQNHYNLLYREEEREMLPLCADQGVGVLPWSPLARGRLTRDWGTVTDRSANDDFGSRLYPEGDRTIVEAVTRIANDRGVPRAQVALAWLLHQETVVAPIIGAAKPHHIEDAVAAVELRLSEKEIEELERPYTPHPIVGHG from the coding sequence ATGCAGTACGTGAAGCTCGGTTCGACGGGCCTGGACGTGTCGCGGATCTGTCTGGGCTGCATGACCTACGGCCTGCCCGACCGAGGCGTGCACGAATGGACCCTCGGCGAGGAGGATTCGCGGCCGCTGATCCGGCAGGCGCTGGAGGCCGGCATCAACTTCTTCGACACGGCGAACGTGTACTCCGACGGCACCAGCGAGGAGATCGTCGGCAAAGCGCTGCGCGAGTACGCCAACCGCGACGAGATCGTGCTCGCGACCAAGGCACACGGCCGCACGCGGCCCGGCCCCAACGGCGCCGGCCTGTCCCGCAAGGCCATCATGACCGAGATCGACCACAGTCTCGGGCGCCTGGGCACGGACTACGTGGACCTCTACCAGATCCACCGTTTCGACCCGCACACCCCGGTCGAGGAGACCATGGAGGCCCTGCACGACCTGGTGAAGGCGGGCAAGGTCCGCTACATCGGGGCGAGTTCGATGTACGCCTGGCAGTTCTCCAAGATGCAGTACACCGCCGAGCGGCACGGCTGGACCAAGTTCGTGTCCATGCAGAACCACTACAACCTCCTCTACCGCGAGGAGGAACGGGAGATGCTGCCGCTCTGCGCCGACCAGGGCGTCGGTGTCCTGCCCTGGAGCCCGCTGGCCCGCGGCCGGCTCACCCGTGACTGGGGCACGGTGACCGACCGCAGCGCCAACGATGACTTCGGCAGCCGCCTCTACCCGGAGGGCGACCGCACCATCGTCGAGGCGGTCACCCGGATCGCGAACGACCGGGGCGTCCCTCGCGCCCAGGTGGCCCTCGCCTGGCTGCTGCACCAGGAGACGGTGGTGGCCCCGATCATCGGCGCGGCCAAGCCGCACCACATCGAGGACGCCGTGGCCGCGGTCGAACTCCGGCTCAGCGAGAAGGAGATCGAGGAACTGGAGCGGCCGTACACCCCGCACCCGATCGTGGGCCACGGCTGA
- a CDS encoding RICIN domain-containing protein — translation MNDAGLSNSPTSARRFEVTDEQLSAELKKWTGSSPALQPVGELLDRHWEAGFAYARLCTDGTPSAGMLTTAAFTRLFGETLRQNGPTSAWRPQLLVTVRRIAAEWDNDHRREHLHPQLRSEADGGEHVAARLLPPPHRRLLSGAFQRLPQSSRCLLWHVEVEAEPIEIPGALLGLDAEDARIELGRARERLREECLQVHRELAPEQECRRYLRMLDVTYRRGGADVDPDLAAHLARCRHCRYTADQLAQFNQAIGLALAEAVLGWGAQAYVESRLAGPVEGSALPEELRPPVMAGEPFFAPPGMPPAPARTVAGGGPRPGGGTASRRSDRKAARRAAARRRNLTAAVLTVSGLIVIPLVLWAVLGNGDHTTPAGGGHPSRTPGPAKSTPTGNPSWISASEASQGNVQGRLHNVGSGLCVSVVGKKAVEGAETELASCSSAGTQQWRYETDGRLRSVADPELCLDSHLGYSVVLAPCTGGVQKNIRYDFTLRGALVPRWNQDLAMAPAATDGSGALVLKTRQDSGVQRWAFDTVKADLQMQVVNWDEDTTPVPTPTPTPTPKAADKPTPSATPTTAQPAPTPSSGYPTNPYCYYNPYYCGAGGYGGGNGGGYGGGGYGGGGYGGGRH, via the coding sequence GTGAACGACGCCGGCCTGTCGAATTCCCCCACATCTGCCCGCCGGTTCGAGGTGACGGACGAGCAACTGAGTGCCGAACTCAAGAAGTGGACCGGATCGTCGCCCGCGCTGCAGCCCGTCGGTGAACTCCTGGACCGGCACTGGGAGGCGGGGTTCGCCTACGCCCGGTTGTGCACCGACGGCACGCCCTCAGCGGGAATGCTCACGACCGCCGCCTTCACCCGGCTCTTCGGCGAGACACTCCGGCAGAACGGCCCCACCTCCGCCTGGCGCCCCCAACTCCTCGTCACCGTGCGCCGTATCGCCGCCGAATGGGACAACGACCACCGTCGCGAACACCTCCACCCGCAACTGCGCTCCGAGGCGGACGGCGGGGAGCACGTGGCGGCCCGGCTGCTGCCGCCACCCCACCGGCGCCTGCTGTCCGGGGCGTTCCAGCGGCTGCCCCAGTCGTCCCGCTGCCTGCTGTGGCACGTCGAGGTCGAGGCCGAGCCCATCGAGATACCCGGCGCGCTGCTCGGCCTGGACGCGGAGGACGCTCGAATCGAACTCGGACGGGCCCGCGAGCGGCTGCGCGAGGAGTGCCTCCAGGTCCACCGCGAACTCGCCCCCGAGCAGGAGTGCCGGCGCTATCTGCGCATGCTCGACGTGACCTACCGGCGCGGCGGAGCCGACGTCGACCCCGACCTGGCCGCGCACCTCGCCCGCTGCCGGCACTGCCGGTACACCGCGGACCAACTCGCCCAGTTCAACCAGGCGATCGGCCTCGCACTGGCCGAGGCGGTCCTCGGCTGGGGCGCCCAGGCCTATGTGGAGTCCAGACTCGCCGGCCCCGTCGAGGGCAGCGCGCTGCCCGAGGAACTCCGCCCCCCGGTGATGGCGGGCGAGCCCTTCTTCGCGCCGCCCGGCATGCCCCCGGCCCCCGCCCGGACCGTCGCCGGCGGCGGACCCCGCCCCGGCGGCGGTACCGCCTCCCGCCGGTCGGACCGCAAGGCCGCCCGGCGCGCCGCGGCCCGCCGCCGCAACCTCACCGCGGCCGTCCTCACGGTGAGCGGACTGATCGTCATTCCGCTCGTGCTGTGGGCCGTCCTCGGCAACGGCGACCACACCACGCCGGCCGGCGGCGGCCACCCCTCCCGGACGCCCGGCCCGGCGAAGAGCACCCCGACCGGCAACCCGTCCTGGATCAGCGCGAGCGAGGCGTCCCAGGGCAACGTCCAGGGGCGGCTGCACAACGTCGGCTCCGGCCTCTGCGTGTCGGTCGTCGGCAAGAAGGCCGTCGAGGGCGCCGAGACCGAACTGGCCTCCTGCTCCTCGGCCGGCACTCAGCAGTGGCGCTACGAGACCGACGGCCGGCTGCGCAGCGTCGCCGACCCCGAACTCTGCCTCGACTCCCACCTCGGCTACTCGGTGGTGCTCGCACCCTGCACGGGCGGCGTCCAGAAGAACATCCGCTACGACTTCACCCTGCGGGGCGCGCTGGTGCCGCGCTGGAACCAGGACCTGGCCATGGCCCCCGCCGCCACCGACGGCTCGGGCGCCCTGGTGCTCAAGACCCGCCAGGACAGCGGCGTGCAGCGCTGGGCCTTCGACACTGTGAAGGCCGACCTGCAGATGCAGGTCGTCAACTGGGACGAGGACACCACGCCCGTTCCGACACCCACCCCCACGCCCACGCCCAAGGCGGCCGACAAGCCGACGCCCTCCGCCACCCCGACGACCGCGCAGCCCGCGCCGACACCGTCGAGCGGCTACCCGACGAACCCGTACTGCTACTACAACCCGTACTACTGCGGCGCGGGCGGGTACGGCGGCGGCAATGGAGGCGGCTACGGCGGTGGTGGCTACGGCGGTGGTGGCTACGGCGGAGGCCGCCACTGA
- a CDS encoding ferredoxin, with product MRIDIDQDVCIGAGQCALSAPGVFTQDDDGFSTLLPGREDGGGDPMVREAARACPVGAITVTDG from the coding sequence ATGCGCATCGACATCGACCAGGACGTCTGCATCGGCGCCGGCCAGTGCGCCCTGTCCGCCCCGGGCGTCTTCACCCAGGACGACGACGGATTCAGCACCCTGCTGCCCGGCCGCGAGGACGGCGGCGGGGACCCGATGGTCCGGGAGGCGGCCCGCGCCTGCCCGGTGGGCGCGATCACCGTGACCGACGGCTGA